The proteins below come from a single Oryzomicrobium terrae genomic window:
- a CDS encoding carbohydrate kinase family protein — protein MRTLICGSIAYDNIMVFPDHFKNHILPDKIHMLNVSFLVPQLRREFGGCAGNIAYSLKLLGGEPLIMATVGDDAAPYQQRLSDLGLAQDHVRQVPGSYTAQCFITTDLSDNQITAFHPGAMSFSHENRVSDAKDVVLGIVAPDGRDGMIAHARQFAEAGTPFIFDPGQGMPMFDGADLLAFLDQATYAAFNDYEAQLLMDRTGQPLEALAQKVTALIVTKGAEGSDIYVGGQVLSIPCVKAEAVVDPTGCGDAYRAGLLYGIAAGFDWETTGRLASLLGAIKIAQAGPQNHHFTRDYIAQRFVTEFGYRPW, from the coding sequence ATGCGTACCCTGATCTGCGGCTCCATCGCCTACGACAACATCATGGTCTTTCCCGACCATTTCAAGAACCACATCCTGCCCGACAAGATTCACATGCTGAACGTGTCGTTTCTGGTGCCCCAGCTGCGCCGGGAATTCGGCGGCTGTGCCGGCAACATCGCCTACAGCCTCAAGCTGCTCGGCGGCGAGCCCCTGATCATGGCCACCGTGGGCGACGACGCCGCCCCTTACCAGCAGCGCCTCAGCGACCTGGGCCTGGCTCAGGACCACGTACGCCAGGTGCCGGGCAGCTACACCGCCCAATGCTTCATCACCACCGACCTGTCGGATAACCAGATCACCGCTTTCCACCCCGGCGCCATGAGCTTCTCCCACGAGAACCGGGTGAGCGATGCCAAGGATGTGGTACTCGGCATCGTCGCCCCGGATGGCCGCGACGGCATGATCGCGCATGCCCGCCAGTTCGCCGAAGCCGGCACCCCCTTCATTTTCGACCCGGGCCAGGGCATGCCCATGTTCGACGGCGCCGACCTGCTCGCCTTCCTCGACCAGGCCACCTACGCCGCCTTCAACGACTACGAGGCCCAGCTGCTGATGGACCGCACCGGCCAGCCCCTGGAAGCCCTGGCGCAGAAGGTCACCGCCCTGATCGTCACCAAGGGCGCCGAAGGCTCGGACATCTACGTCGGCGGCCAGGTACTGAGCATCCCCTGCGTCAAGGCCGAGGCAGTGGTGGACCCCACCGGCTGCGGCGATGCCTACCGGGCCGGCTTGCTCTATGGCATCGCCGCGGGCTTCGACTGGGAAACCACCGGGCGGCTCGCCTCCCTGCTCGGCGCGATCAAGATCGCCCAGGCCGGTCCGCAGAACCACCACTTCACCCGGGATTACATCGCGCAACGATTTGTCACGGAATTCGGCTACCGCCCTTGGTAA
- the accC gene encoding acetyl-CoA carboxylase biotin carboxylase subunit, translating to MFDKVLIANRGEIALRVQRACRELGIKTVVVHSEADREAKYVKLADESVCIGPAPSAQSYLNIPAIISAAEVTDAQAIHPGYGFLSENADFAERVESSGFVFIGPKAETIRLMGDKVSAKDAMKAAGVPCVPGSDGALPEDPKEIVKIGRAVGYPVIIKAAGGGGGRGMRVVHTEAALVSAVQMTRQEAQTAFGNPTVYMEKFLENPRHVEIQVLADQHGNAVYLGERDCSMQRRHQKVIEEAPAPGIPPRLIAKVGERCAEACRKIGYRGAGTFEFLYENGEFYFIEMNTRVQVEHPVTELITGIDIVQEQIRVAAGEKLRVKQRDIVLKGHAIECRINAEDPFTFVPSPGVIEGWHPPGGPGIRVDSHVYAGYRVPSHYDSMIGKVIAYGETREQAIRRMRIALSEMAVTGIKTNIALHQELMQDARFVEGGTSIHYLEEKLAAKGEIKKKD from the coding sequence ATGTTTGACAAGGTTCTTATCGCCAACCGGGGCGAGATCGCGCTGCGCGTGCAGCGCGCCTGCCGGGAACTGGGCATCAAGACGGTAGTGGTGCACTCCGAGGCCGACCGCGAAGCCAAGTACGTCAAGCTCGCCGACGAGTCGGTGTGCATCGGCCCGGCCCCCTCGGCCCAGAGCTACCTGAACATCCCCGCCATCATTTCGGCGGCGGAAGTCACCGACGCCCAGGCCATCCACCCGGGCTACGGCTTCCTCTCGGAAAACGCCGATTTCGCCGAGCGGGTCGAATCCTCCGGTTTCGTCTTCATCGGCCCCAAAGCCGAAACCATCCGTCTGATGGGTGACAAGGTCTCGGCCAAGGACGCCATGAAAGCGGCCGGCGTGCCCTGCGTGCCCGGCTCTGACGGCGCCCTGCCCGAAGACCCCAAGGAAATCGTCAAGATCGGCCGCGCCGTCGGCTACCCGGTGATCATCAAGGCCGCCGGTGGCGGCGGTGGCCGCGGCATGCGCGTGGTGCACACCGAGGCCGCCCTGGTCAGCGCCGTGCAGATGACCCGCCAGGAGGCCCAAACCGCCTTCGGCAACCCGACGGTGTACATGGAGAAGTTCCTGGAAAACCCGCGCCACGTGGAAATCCAGGTACTCGCCGACCAGCACGGCAACGCCGTTTATCTGGGCGAACGCGACTGCTCGATGCAGCGCCGCCACCAGAAGGTGATCGAAGAGGCCCCGGCCCCGGGCATCCCCCCGCGGTTGATCGCCAAGGTGGGCGAACGCTGCGCCGAAGCCTGCCGCAAGATCGGCTACCGCGGCGCCGGCACCTTCGAGTTCCTCTACGAGAACGGCGAGTTCTACTTCATCGAGATGAACACCCGGGTCCAGGTGGAACACCCGGTCACCGAGTTGATCACTGGCATCGACATCGTCCAGGAGCAGATCCGCGTCGCCGCCGGCGAGAAGTTGCGCGTCAAGCAGCGCGACATCGTGCTCAAGGGCCACGCCATCGAGTGCCGCATCAATGCCGAAGACCCGTTCACCTTCGTGCCCTCGCCGGGCGTCATCGAAGGCTGGCATCCTCCCGGCGGCCCGGGCATCCGCGTCGATTCCCACGTCTACGCCGGCTACCGGGTGCCGTCCCACTACGACTCGATGATCGGCAAGGTGATCGCTTACGGGGAAACCCGGGAGCAGGCCATCCGCCGCATGCGCATTGCTCTGTCGGAAATGGCCGTCACCGGCATCAAGACCAACATCGCGCTGCACCAGGAGTTGATGCAGGACGCCCGCTTCGTCGAAGGCGGCACCAGCATCCACTACTTGGAAGAAAAACTCGCCGCCAAGGGCGAAATCAAGAAGAAGGACTGA
- the accB gene encoding acetyl-CoA carboxylase biotin carboxyl carrier protein, which translates to MDLRKLKKLIDLVQESGISELEVTEGEEKVRIAKHLAAPAAAPQAYVMPTAAPVAAAPAAAPAAAAAPAEDALPEGNVLKSPMVGTFYRSPSPGASAFVEVGQAVKAGDTLCIIEAMKLLNEIEAEVSGTVKAILVENGQPVEFGEPLFVIG; encoded by the coding sequence ATGGATCTGCGTAAGCTCAAGAAACTGATCGACCTGGTGCAAGAATCCGGCATCTCCGAGCTCGAAGTGACCGAAGGCGAAGAAAAAGTCCGCATCGCCAAGCATCTGGCCGCCCCGGCTGCCGCTCCCCAGGCCTACGTGATGCCCACGGCCGCCCCCGTGGCCGCTGCCCCCGCCGCTGCCCCCGCCGCAGCCGCCGCCCCGGCAGAAGACGCCCTGCCCGAAGGCAACGTGCTGAAGAGCCCGATGGTCGGCACCTTCTACCGTTCCCCCTCCCCTGGCGCCAGCGCCTTCGTCGAGGTCGGCCAGGCGGTCAAGGCCGGCGACACCCTGTGCATCATCGAAGCCATGAAGCTGCTCAACGAGATCGAGGCCGAAGTGTCCGGTACCGTGAAGGCCATCCTCGTCGAAAACGGCCAGCCGGTGGAATTTGGCGAGCCGCTGTTCGTCATCGGCTAA
- a CDS encoding lysophospholipid acyltransferase family protein — MNGSPGGASTPRLAAVPVVPNALPSTFAFASPPLNAPAPPLHPADSAARSGTQPSGLRATLRVVRLFRLIRLALHLLQGVLTLLIVYPWSLPRRRRALKQRWAKQLLAMLGFVLDVRLAEGAVLPPSGLIVANHVSWIDIYALNATTPVAFVSKAEVRQWPVIGWLAAHTDTIFLRRGSRGHAKVVNGEIDATMSTGTHVALFPEGTTTDGTHLLHFHGALLQPAVESGQPVIPVAISYHEADGRPSLAPAYAGDTTMGQCLAAILTRRTLIARVQILPPLSTGADSPYADRRTLARTAHAQIAAALGFTPD; from the coding sequence ATGAACGGTAGTCCCGGTGGCGCCTCGACGCCCCGCCTGGCGGCAGTCCCTGTCGTGCCCAACGCTTTACCCAGCACCTTTGCCTTTGCGAGCCCACCGCTGAACGCCCCTGCCCCACCACTCCATCCTGCCGATTCCGCTGCGCGCTCCGGCACCCAGCCCAGCGGCCTGCGCGCCACCCTCCGGGTGGTGCGCTTGTTTCGGCTCATCCGCCTGGCGCTGCATCTGCTCCAGGGCGTGCTGACCCTGCTCATCGTCTACCCGTGGAGCCTGCCGCGCCGCCGCCGGGCGCTCAAGCAGCGCTGGGCCAAGCAGCTGCTGGCCATGCTCGGGTTTGTCCTGGACGTACGCCTGGCCGAGGGCGCGGTATTGCCGCCTAGCGGGCTGATCGTCGCCAACCATGTATCGTGGATCGACATTTACGCCCTCAACGCCACCACTCCGGTCGCCTTCGTCTCCAAGGCTGAGGTGCGCCAATGGCCGGTAATCGGCTGGCTGGCCGCCCACACCGACACCATCTTTCTGCGCCGCGGCAGCCGGGGTCACGCCAAGGTGGTTAACGGGGAAATCGACGCGACAATGAGCACCGGCACCCACGTGGCCCTCTTTCCGGAAGGCACCACGACCGATGGCACCCACCTGCTGCATTTTCACGGCGCGTTATTGCAGCCGGCCGTGGAATCGGGGCAGCCGGTGATCCCCGTGGCGATCTCCTACCATGAAGCCGACGGCCGCCCCAGCCTGGCCCCGGCCTATGCCGGTGACACCACCATGGGTCAGTGTCTGGCAGCGATCCTGACACGACGTACCCTGATAGCCCGGGTGCAGATCCTGCCGCCGCTGAGCACCGGGGCAGATTCGCCTTACGCCGACCGGCGCACCCTGGCCCGTACCGCCCACGCCCAGATCGCGGCAGCCCTGGGATTCACGCCGGACTGA
- a CDS encoding GNAT family N-acetyltransferase: MTTPANPSPSPLHGADATPLEQAGHAARQRRHLSVGLTRSPREIEEAQRLRYRVFAQEMGANLQCRTPGVDQDMFDAHCEHLVVRDEDSGEVVGTYRILSPEAARKIGNYYTEGEFDLTRLQHLRPKLVEVGRSCVHPDYRSGATITLLWSGLSRFMLENGYDYLIGCASVSMADGGFAAAALYHRLTEHMSPLEYRVFPRVPLPLDALSREAAASSEALVPPLVKGYLRAGAWVCGEPAWDPDFNTADLPVLLPMSRVDARYAKHFLKSGA, from the coding sequence ATGACCACCCCTGCCAATCCGTCCCCCAGCCCGTTGCACGGCGCCGATGCCACACCCCTGGAGCAAGCCGGCCACGCGGCCCGGCAGCGCCGCCACCTGAGCGTCGGCCTGACCCGCAGCCCCCGCGAGATCGAGGAAGCCCAGCGCCTGCGCTACCGGGTGTTCGCCCAGGAAATGGGCGCCAACCTGCAATGCCGCACCCCGGGCGTTGACCAGGACATGTTCGACGCCCATTGCGAGCACCTGGTGGTGCGCGACGAGGACAGCGGCGAGGTGGTGGGCACCTACCGCATCCTGTCCCCCGAGGCCGCGCGCAAGATCGGCAACTACTACACCGAGGGCGAGTTCGACCTGACCCGCCTGCAACACCTGCGCCCCAAGCTGGTGGAAGTGGGCCGCTCCTGCGTCCATCCCGACTACCGCAGCGGCGCCACCATCACCCTGCTGTGGTCCGGCCTGTCCCGCTTCATGCTGGAGAACGGCTACGACTACCTGATCGGCTGCGCTTCGGTGTCCATGGCCGACGGGGGCTTCGCCGCCGCGGCGTTGTATCATCGCCTGACCGAGCACATGTCACCCCTGGAATACCGGGTCTTCCCCCGGGTTCCCCTGCCCCTGGACGCCCTGAGCCGCGAAGCCGCCGCCAGTAGCGAAGCGCTGGTGCCGCCCCTGGTCAAAGGCTACCTGCGCGCCGGCGCCTGGGTGTGCGGCGAGCCGGCCTGGGATCCGGACTTCAACACCGCCGACCTGCCGGTGCTGCTGCCCATGTCCCGGGTCGATGCCCGCTACGCCAAGCACTTCCTCAAGAGCGGGGCATGA
- a CDS encoding YitT family protein: MPTAATQPVVRHTLLEDVQALLIGPLFVALSVVLFRHAGLLTGGTAGLAFLAHYATGLAFGPLFFLINLPFYFFAVRALGWVFTIKTFIAVALLSLYSELLPSLIHFDVLNPLFAGVMGGFLTGIGLLILVRHKASLGGLGVLAIYLQETRGWRAGKVQMAADLAIVGTAFLVRSPDLVAISVLGAVALNLVIAVNHKPGRYVGM; the protein is encoded by the coding sequence ATGCCTACCGCCGCAACCCAACCCGTCGTCCGCCATACCCTGCTCGAGGATGTCCAGGCGCTCCTCATCGGTCCCCTGTTCGTCGCCCTTTCGGTGGTCCTGTTCCGCCACGCCGGGCTGCTCACTGGCGGCACCGCCGGTCTGGCCTTTCTCGCCCACTACGCCACCGGCCTGGCCTTCGGCCCCCTGTTCTTCCTCATCAACCTGCCGTTCTATTTCTTCGCCGTGCGTGCCCTGGGCTGGGTGTTCACCATCAAGACCTTCATCGCCGTGGCGCTGCTCTCCCTGTACAGCGAACTGCTCCCCAGCCTGATCCATTTCGACGTCCTGAACCCCCTCTTCGCCGGGGTGATGGGGGGCTTTCTCACCGGCATCGGCCTGCTCATCCTGGTGCGCCACAAGGCCAGCCTGGGCGGTCTCGGCGTACTCGCCATCTACCTGCAGGAGACCCGCGGCTGGCGTGCCGGCAAGGTGCAGATGGCGGCCGACCTGGCGATCGTCGGCACCGCATTCCTGGTGCGTTCCCCCGACCTGGTGGCGATCTCGGTGCTTGGCGCCGTGGCACTCAATCTGGTCATTGCGGTCAATCACAAACCGGGGCGCTACGTCGGCATGTGA
- the aroQ gene encoding type II 3-dehydroquinate dehydratase: protein MQRRKSTSGKTNHAQESASKASTEALAPRLLVLHGPNLNLLGTREPQIYGSTTLADINLALARRAEAAGVELVSFQSNHEGALIERIHAARAEGVAYIIINPAAYTHTSVALRDALAGVGIPFIEVHLSNVHAREPFRQHSYFSDLAVGVICGLGAEGYSLALEYLLARVASDTA, encoded by the coding sequence ATGCAGCGCCGAAAATCCACCTCCGGCAAAACCAACCACGCCCAAGAATCCGCGTCAAAGGCCTCGACAGAAGCCCTGGCGCCGCGGCTGTTGGTCTTGCACGGCCCCAACCTTAACCTGCTGGGCACCCGGGAGCCGCAAATCTACGGTTCCACCACCCTGGCCGACATTAACCTGGCGCTAGCGCGCCGGGCCGAGGCTGCCGGCGTGGAACTGGTGTCGTTCCAGAGCAACCACGAGGGCGCGCTGATCGAGCGCATCCACGCGGCTCGGGCCGAAGGGGTGGCATACATCATCATCAATCCAGCGGCGTACACCCATACCAGTGTCGCCCTGCGCGACGCCCTGGCCGGCGTCGGGATCCCTTTCATCGAGGTGCATCTGTCGAACGTGCATGCCCGGGAGCCTTTCCGGCAGCACTCGTATTTCTCCGACCTGGCCGTGGGCGTGATCTGCGGCCTGGGGGCCGAGGGCTACTCGCTGGCCCTGGAATACCTACTGGCCCGCGTCGCCAGCGATACGGCCTGA
- a CDS encoding GGDEF domain-containing protein has product MQQTEQTLLEQMHISELDIEYRKQLLNFTAEHAAALAACLPLISERIDALVDAFYQAQTSVDEIALLIGDADTLGRLRTAQRRYILDLFSGAYDVDYVNNRLRIGMVHKRIGVEPRLYLAGIHELKGLLVGALRRGLGDGPQCAAVLDALDKLVIFDVTLVFETYIRSLVAEIETAKNKSDRYARSLEEKVSQRTQQLEQLSRIDPLTGVYNRRYLAESLAATLRAAQRRGEPVTLVYLDVDDFKGINDKFGHPRGDEVLRGVGEILRSICRTEDLSYRYGGDEFCVVLPNCTVAAAEAAFCRRLVQLMAEQLPGVSLSIGVDQTGPEDYDLPETLISRADARMYQAKHAARQQAPDAEESGGGAAAGRPAVEGAP; this is encoded by the coding sequence ATGCAGCAGACAGAACAGACCCTGCTGGAACAGATGCATATCAGCGAACTCGACATCGAGTATCGCAAGCAGTTGTTGAATTTCACCGCCGAGCATGCCGCCGCCCTGGCGGCCTGCCTGCCGCTCATCTCTGAGCGTATCGACGCCCTGGTCGATGCCTTCTACCAAGCCCAGACCAGCGTCGACGAGATCGCCCTGCTGATCGGCGACGCCGACACTCTGGGTCGGCTGCGCACCGCCCAGCGGCGCTACATCCTCGACCTGTTCAGCGGGGCCTACGACGTCGATTATGTGAACAACCGCCTGCGCATCGGCATGGTGCACAAACGCATCGGTGTCGAGCCACGCCTCTACCTGGCCGGCATCCACGAGTTGAAGGGGCTGCTGGTGGGGGCACTGCGCCGGGGGCTGGGCGATGGCCCGCAGTGCGCCGCCGTCCTCGACGCTTTGGACAAGCTGGTGATCTTCGATGTCACCCTGGTGTTCGAGACCTACATCCGCAGCCTGGTGGCGGAAATCGAGACGGCCAAGAACAAGTCGGACCGCTACGCCCGCAGTCTGGAAGAAAAGGTCAGCCAGCGAACCCAGCAACTCGAACAGTTGAGCCGCATCGATCCCCTCACCGGCGTCTACAACCGGCGCTATCTGGCCGAGTCCCTGGCCGCCACCCTGCGCGCGGCGCAGCGCCGCGGCGAACCGGTGACCCTGGTCTACCTGGATGTGGATGACTTCAAGGGGATCAACGACAAGTTCGGCCACCCCCGGGGCGACGAGGTGCTGCGCGGCGTCGGCGAAATCCTGCGCAGCATCTGCCGTACCGAGGATCTGAGCTACCGTTACGGCGGGGACGAATTCTGCGTGGTGCTGCCCAATTGCACCGTCGCCGCTGCCGAGGCCGCCTTCTGCCGCCGCCTGGTCCAGCTCATGGCCGAGCAGCTGCCGGGCGTGAGTTTGAGCATCGGTGTGGACCAGACCGGCCCGGAGGACTACGACTTGCCGGAAACCCTGATCAGCCGTGCCGATGCCCGCATGTATCAAGCCAAGCACGCCGCCCGGCAGCAGGCGCCGGACGCGGAGGAATCGGGGGGCGGCGCGGCCGCCGGCCGTCCCGCCGTCGAAGGGGCGCCCTAG
- the prmA gene encoding 50S ribosomal protein L11 methyltransferase, with protein MAWLSVRLITDAARAEALADALMEHGALTASIEDADAGTADEEPQFGEPGMITQPGWKRSAVVALFDADADLATTLDLAAGEAGLDTVPAFTTETVEEQNWVQLTQSQFDPIPISGRLWIVPSWHEAPDPAAVNLILDPGMAFGTGSHPTTRLCLEWLEANLKGGETLLDYGCGSGILAIAAAKLGAARVVGVDIDPQAVDAAIANAERNAVSDVSHFHDSAQAVQGQFDVVVANILSNPLKMLAPALASHVKPGGWLVLSGILAEQAEEMVALYSIYLPTTLADSREGWVCLAGHRPPADT; from the coding sequence ATGGCCTGGCTTTCGGTGCGGCTGATTACCGACGCGGCCCGCGCCGAAGCGCTGGCCGACGCATTGATGGAACACGGGGCGCTGACTGCCTCGATCGAGGATGCCGACGCCGGCACCGCGGACGAGGAGCCCCAATTCGGCGAACCGGGGATGATCACCCAGCCGGGCTGGAAGCGCTCGGCGGTGGTCGCCCTGTTCGACGCCGATGCCGACCTGGCCACCACCCTGGACCTGGCAGCCGGTGAGGCGGGGCTCGACACGGTGCCCGCCTTTACCACCGAGACGGTGGAAGAACAAAACTGGGTGCAACTCACCCAGAGCCAGTTCGACCCCATTCCCATTTCCGGCCGGCTGTGGATCGTGCCCTCCTGGCACGAGGCGCCGGACCCGGCCGCGGTGAACCTCATCCTCGACCCGGGCATGGCCTTCGGCACCGGCTCCCACCCCACCACCCGGCTCTGCCTGGAGTGGCTGGAAGCCAACCTGAAGGGCGGCGAGACCCTGCTCGACTACGGTTGCGGCTCGGGCATCCTGGCCATTGCCGCCGCCAAGCTGGGCGCCGCCCGAGTGGTCGGCGTGGATATCGACCCCCAGGCCGTCGATGCCGCCATCGCCAATGCCGAGCGCAACGCTGTGAGCGACGTCTCCCACTTCCACGACTCGGCCCAGGCCGTACAAGGCCAATTCGACGTGGTCGTCGCCAACATCCTCTCCAACCCGCTCAAGATGCTCGCTCCGGCCCTCGCCAGCCACGTCAAGCCGGGGGGCTGGCTGGTGTTGTCGGGTATCCTGGCCGAACAGGCCGAGGAAATGGTAGCCCTCTATTCCATCTACCTGCCCACGACCCTGGCCGACAGCCGGGAAGGCTGGGTATGCCTGGCCGGCCATCGCCCCCCTGCCGACACCTGA
- a CDS encoding DUF3426 domain-containing protein, whose product MQTRCPACQTTFRVTPDQLNAKAGRVRCGQCQHVFNALDHLEADPNAETIVIDMADLPALAAQAAPASPSPEPLSPPESSEAPLPLGDLALDAPTRLPAELDDAAFALPEAIPQPPAATPPEQAWDPAGETVLAPGPGWDPAGETVLVPRNDPDPAAETVLVPRADKGSPEPLPVELISTPISTAPALEASTGEEVGAATEADDRAKDETGTAAASAPSDESPATDGADEPAPPPLTALTPAATLDPHDPILARDHTEIPGYSKWAQAPLAGGIGTGGIGAGAHRPTWLFILAATILALVLAGQAALYWRTELSTAAPFLRGVFAALGVNVPLPRVTEKVSLEASDLQSDANRGLLVLQATLRNRAAFAQAYPSLDLALTDVGDSVVLRRTLAPADYLPEGAAPAFAPGSDLALKVWLDIKPLEAAGYRLVVFYP is encoded by the coding sequence ATGCAGACCCGCTGCCCCGCTTGCCAGACCACCTTCCGCGTCACCCCGGACCAGCTCAACGCCAAAGCTGGCCGGGTACGCTGCGGCCAGTGCCAGCACGTCTTCAACGCCCTGGATCACCTCGAAGCGGACCCCAACGCCGAAACCATCGTGATCGACATGGCGGACCTGCCGGCCCTGGCGGCGCAAGCCGCGCCCGCCAGCCCGTCCCCGGAGCCGCTTTCGCCCCCCGAATCGTCGGAAGCGCCCCTGCCCCTGGGCGACTTGGCCCTGGACGCGCCGACGCGACTGCCCGCCGAACTGGACGACGCCGCATTTGCACTGCCCGAGGCCATCCCTCAGCCCCCCGCTGCAACGCCTCCGGAGCAGGCCTGGGACCCCGCTGGAGAAACCGTGCTCGCCCCCGGACCGGGCTGGGACCCGGCCGGTGAAACCGTTCTGGTGCCCCGCAATGACCCTGACCCGGCAGCAGAGACCGTGCTGGTTCCCCGCGCCGATAAAGGATCTCCAGAGCCCCTGCCTGTAGAGCTAATATCCACGCCAATCTCCACGGCACCTGCCCTGGAAGCAAGCACTGGCGAGGAGGTTGGCGCAGCGACTGAAGCGGACGATCGCGCTAAGGATGAAACGGGTACCGCCGCGGCCAGCGCACCATCGGACGAGTCCCCCGCCACCGATGGTGCAGACGAGCCCGCCCCGCCCCCGCTGACCGCGCTGACCCCGGCCGCCACCCTGGATCCGCATGATCCCATTCTGGCCCGGGACCACACTGAAATCCCCGGCTACAGCAAGTGGGCCCAGGCCCCCTTGGCCGGTGGCATCGGCACGGGCGGCATCGGTGCCGGCGCGCACCGGCCGACCTGGCTGTTCATCCTGGCCGCCACCATCCTGGCCCTGGTCCTGGCCGGCCAGGCGGCCCTGTACTGGCGCACAGAGCTGAGCACCGCCGCCCCTTTCCTGCGCGGCGTATTCGCCGCCCTCGGCGTAAACGTGCCCCTGCCGCGCGTCACCGAAAAGGTCAGCCTGGAAGCCTCGGACCTCCAGTCCGACGCCAACCGCGGCCTGCTGGTGCTGCAAGCGACCCTGCGCAACCGGGCCGCCTTCGCCCAGGCCTACCCGTCCCTGGACCTGGCCCTCACCGACGTGGGCGACAGCGTGGTGCTGCGCCGCACCCTGGCACCGGCCGACTACCTGCCCGAAGGTGCCGCCCCGGCCTTTGCCCCGGGCAGCGACCTGGCCCTCAAGGTCTGGCTCGACATCAAGCCCCTGGAAGCCGCGGGCTACCGGCTGGTGGTGTTCTACCCCTGA
- a CDS encoding glycine zipper 2TM domain-containing protein: MQRPANLPASRVALLALVSGLTLISAGCASSRSGEVYTRDQARQEQVVRMGVVEAVKPVQIEGTKTPVGGLAGAAVGGVAGSNVGGGKGQIIGGIIGAVAGGLAGAAAEEGLTRKQGLEITVRLDNGSLISVVQEADQQFAPGDRVRVLSGGGATRVSH, encoded by the coding sequence ATGCAACGCCCTGCCAACCTTCCCGCTTCCCGCGTCGCCCTGCTCGCCCTGGTAAGCGGCCTGACCCTGATTTCCGCCGGCTGCGCCTCGAGCCGTTCCGGCGAGGTGTACACCCGTGACCAGGCGCGCCAGGAGCAGGTGGTGCGCATGGGCGTGGTCGAGGCCGTCAAGCCGGTGCAGATCGAAGGCACCAAGACCCCGGTGGGTGGTCTGGCCGGCGCCGCGGTGGGCGGCGTAGCCGGCAGCAACGTCGGCGGCGGCAAGGGCCAGATCATCGGCGGCATCATCGGTGCCGTGGCCGGGGGCTTGGCCGGTGCGGCCGCCGAAGAGGGGCTGACCCGCAAGCAGGGCCTGGAGATCACCGTGCGTCTGGACAACGGCTCCCTGATCTCGGTGGTCCAGGAAGCCGATCAGCAGTTCGCTCCGGGCGACCGGGTGCGGGTGCTGTCCGGCGGCGGCGCCACCCGGGTGTCGCACTAA